The following proteins come from a genomic window of Macaca fascicularis isolate 582-1 chromosome 8, T2T-MFA8v1.1:
- the LOC102119400 gene encoding sperm-associated antigen 11B isoform X2 produces MRSHSGAPLFPRSGPTHTAPLHQRSPAACPPTRGAFWLAVLLADMRQRLLPFFTSLLLVALLFPGLSQARHVNHSATEALRELREGATGQGTNGSQLLRHPVKRAPIIRRIPYYPGDVPPGIRNTICLMQQGTCRLFFCHSGEKKRDICSDPWNRCCVSNRDEEGKEKPKTDGRSGI; encoded by the exons ATGAGAAGTCATTCTGGGGCACCGCTCTTCCCACGCTCCGGGCCCACACACACAGCTCCACTCCATCAAAGGAGCCCCGCTGCCTGCCCACCCACCCGGGGTGCTTTCTGGCTTGCAGTCCTCTTGGCAGACATGAGGCAACGATTGCTCCCATTCTTCACCAGCCTTCTCCTTGTGGCTCTGCTGTTTCCAG GATTGTCCCAAGCCAGACATGTTAACCACTCAGCCACCGAGGCTCTCAGAGAACTCCGGGAAGGAGCCACTGGGCAAGGCACAAACGGGTCTCAGCTGCTACGCCACCCAGTGAAACGGGCCCCCATAATACGGCGCATCCCCTATTACCCAG GGGATGTTCCACCGGGAATTAGAAATACCATCTGCCTTATGCAGCAAGGGACCTGCAGActttttttctgccattctgGTGAGAAAAAGCGTGACATTTGCTCTGATCCCTGGAATAGGTGTTGCGTATCAAATAGagatgaagaaggaaaagagaagccaAAGACCGATGGCAGATCTGGAATCTAA
- the LOC102119400 gene encoding sperm-associated antigen 11A isoform X3: MKVFFLFAVLFCLVRRNSGDVPPGIRNTICLMQQGTCRLFFCHSGEKKRDICSDPWNRCCVSNRDEEGKEKPKTDGRSGI, from the exons ATGAAGGTCTTTTTTCTATTTGCTGTTCTCTTCTGTTTGGTCCGAAGAAACTCAG GGGATGTTCCACCGGGAATTAGAAATACCATCTGCCTTATGCAGCAAGGGACCTGCAGActttttttctgccattctgGTGAGAAAAAGCGTGACATTTGCTCTGATCCCTGGAATAGGTGTTGCGTATCAAATAGagatgaagaaggaaaagagaagccaAAGACCGATGGCAGATCTGGAATCTAA
- the LOC102119400 gene encoding sperm-associated antigen 11B isoform X1 — translation MRSHSGAPLFPRSGPTHTAPLHQRSPAACPPTRGAFWLAVLLADMRQRLLPFFTSLLLVALLFPGLSQARHVNHSATEALRELREGATGQGTNGSQLLRHPVKRAPIIRRIPYYPEVESDLRIVDCKRSEGFCQEYCNYLETQVGYCSKKKDACCLH, via the exons ATGAGAAGTCATTCTGGGGCACCGCTCTTCCCACGCTCCGGGCCCACACACACAGCTCCACTCCATCAAAGGAGCCCCGCTGCCTGCCCACCCACCCGGGGTGCTTTCTGGCTTGCAGTCCTCTTGGCAGACATGAGGCAACGATTGCTCCCATTCTTCACCAGCCTTCTCCTTGTGGCTCTGCTGTTTCCAG GATTGTCCCAAGCCAGACATGTTAACCACTCAGCCACCGAGGCTCTCAGAGAACTCCGGGAAGGAGCCACTGGGCAAGGCACAAACGGGTCTCAGCTGCTACGCCACCCAGTGAAACGGGCCCCCATAATACGGCGCATCCCCTATTACCCAG aagtTGAATCAGATTTAAGAATTGTCGACTGCAAGAGAAGTGAAGGCTTCTGTCAAGAATACTGTAATTATCTGGAAACGCAAGTAGGCTACTGTTCGAAAAAGAAAGACGCGTGCTGTTTACATTAA
- the LOC123575155 gene encoding beta-defensin 104A — translation MQRLVLLLAISLLFYQDLPVRSEFELDRICGYGTARCRNKCRSQEYKIGRCPNSYACCLRKWDESLLNRTKP, via the exons ATGCAGAGACTTGTGCTGCTGTTAGCCATTTCTCTTCTATTCTATCAAGATCTTCCAG TGAGAAGTGAATTTGAATTGGACAGAATATGTGGTTATGGGACTGCCCGCTGCCGGAACAAATGTCGAAGCCAAGAATACAAAATTGGAAGATGTCCCAACTCCTATGCATGCTGTTTGAGAAAATGGGATGAGAGCTTACTGAATCGTACAAAACCCTGA